A portion of the bacterium genome contains these proteins:
- the lptG gene encoding LPS export ABC transporter permease LptG, producing MRILTRYILNEFLKPFLLGVTAFASLLIISELFYQLHKWIDLGTPFLVCAEYLVWRIPEWLVQTFPVAVLLATLFSLGGLARHNELTAMKASGISLYRILSPLLVLCLFLVMDSLLFSEVVVPYANQKVDYVYNVKVKHRKIRNYQQQDNLVIAGEQGRMYTIKFLDGEKKLMKGVSVDQFDKNSALINQIYAKEAVWKGNYWIFYEGVFRQFNHEQGGTIREEKFKERIFHLPERLDHFLRKQKKPGEMNYFELRDYIAKLTKNGIPAINEKVALHSKISFPFSCFIIMLVGIPFALQTSRSGKVRGFALSLFICFFYWQMFSVGKAIGENHILPPILAAWFANLIFGILGLVLISKVHK from the coding sequence ATGCGTATTTTAACTCGTTACATATTAAATGAATTCTTGAAACCATTTCTCCTGGGAGTGACTGCTTTTGCTTCTCTCTTGATAATTTCTGAATTATTTTACCAGCTTCACAAATGGATTGACCTGGGAACTCCCTTCCTGGTTTGTGCAGAATATCTCGTCTGGCGAATACCTGAATGGCTGGTTCAGACATTTCCCGTAGCAGTCCTTCTGGCCACTCTTTTCTCTCTGGGAGGACTTGCCCGCCATAACGAACTTACAGCTATGAAAGCCTCCGGAATAAGCCTATACAGAATTCTATCTCCTCTGTTAGTTCTCTGCCTGTTCCTGGTTATGGACTCTCTCTTGTTCAGTGAAGTCGTCGTGCCTTACGCCAATCAAAAAGTAGATTACGTCTACAACGTAAAAGTGAAACACCGAAAAATTAGAAACTATCAACAGCAGGACAACCTGGTGATAGCCGGGGAACAAGGAAGGATGTACACCATAAAGTTTCTCGACGGAGAGAAGAAGTTAATGAAAGGAGTATCGGTTGACCAATTCGACAAAAACTCTGCTCTAATAAATCAAATCTATGCCAAAGAAGCCGTATGGAAAGGCAATTACTGGATATTTTATGAGGGAGTTTTCCGCCAGTTTAATCATGAGCAGGGAGGAACAATAAGAGAAGAGAAATTTAAGGAAAGAATTTTCCATTTGCCGGAACGCCTGGACCATTTCTTGCGCAAGCAGAAAAAACCTGGTGAAATGAACTATTTCGAGCTGAGAGACTATATTGCAAAGCTAACCAAAAATGGCATTCCCGCAATTAATGAAAAAGTGGCGCTACACTCAAAAATATCCTTTCCCTTCTCCTGTTTCATAATTATGCTCGTGGGTATTCCTTTTGCTTTGCAAACTTCAAGGAGTGGAAAGGTAAGAGGATTTGCTCTCAGTCTATTTATCTGTTTTTTCTACTGGCAGATGTTCTCGGTAGGTAAAGCAATTGGAGAGAACCACATCTTGCCACCTATTTTAGCTGCCTGGTTTGCCAATCTTATATTCGGAATTTTAGGACTCGTCTTAATCTCAAAAGTCCATAAATAA